The nucleotide sequence CACATACCTTACTGAAGAGTGTACTGTGACACCCTCATATGCTGGTATGTATGCTGCTAATACATGCAACTGACTATGGAATAATTATGGTATCAATTTTATCTGGTCCCCTATCTGTTTCTTCCTTGCCCACGATGTTGTTGCATCTGTTTAATCTCTCCATCCTTGGCGTGAGTTTCATAATGAGCACCATGGTTAAGTGAACAATGCGCTTCCTGTTCTGCTGTAGACTTCACAGAGACGCAGCAGCATGAGGGTCATATGGCCTGATCAGGCACTGCTCTTTCAGAACAGGATCCAGAACATAATCCTGCTGCTCGGGCTGCTTTTCATCACCGGTAAGACCCAGATCGAATTACTGTTCAGGTATGGCTTTCTCTGAACAAGCAGATAAAATAAGAGAGATACTTGCGAAGAATGGGGTCGTCACACTCGGTGCAGAGAACAAAATACTATTGTTGGTAGGAGAATCTACTCTTAATGATGATGTTCAGATACATTCAAGGGGGTAAATGTGGAAACTTTCCAGGCCTACCTTACAGGTGGGAGGGGGATTCATTAATGAGGTTTTGTATTGATACAAATTAGGATAATCAGGTTTTCTCCTTTTCCCAGACATTTTCTCACCAAAAATATCCATCCAACCAGGATTTCTAAATTCCTAACAATATCTGATTATCTTTTGCTCATTCCCTAGACCGTATATAAACAAAGAAATAGATTTATTATTGTAGATCAGATGACATCTGTGTACAGCTATATGGGTCTATATCCTCCGAGCAGGAACCGACgaatcaaaagaaaaattcatTTCTGCTTCTGCTTATGTGCGGTAATGACATATACCGTAATAATAAGGCTGATAATCCAATGTAGACTGGATCCTCAGCCTTATTATTATGTTCATAATGCCCGCATCTCCTGGCCCTTTTTATGAAATACAATATATGGTCACCCTATGTCAATGTTAAAAATTGTCAAGTTCATATCACATCGGGCTGGGACAGACAAGCAATAAAACTAATACTGAAAGAGAATTAAGTGCCCAAACAGGTGtacagggaacagaaaaaggATTTAGATGTGTCTGCAATGTGATTTTGCCACATCAGAGCAAATGGGCAGTGGGAGATCATGTTAATGTGCTGATACTAAATTTCACTCAGGACAAAATGCAcatcaggcaaaaaaaaatgctgactaTGTCCCTACAATTGTCAGGAGACTCTGTTTGGGGAGCTGGTAAAGCACACCAAAAAAACCATTGCATACCACAATGAAAGATTTCCTCAAAATACAAGTGTGCGAGTGTGGTGCACCCTCAAATGTACAAACCAGAGCttatctataaaaataaaaatatatatagctaTACTCTACAAATTAGATTTTGAAAACCAGGGGTATAGTGAACAGTTTATACAAGTAATCACTAAAGAGCAGTTCAAGGATGGAAGTTTATTGTTAGTGGTAATTCCACTCGACTaactagcttgcttgctaactcACATTGCATGAAATTTGTCATCATCAATTATAAATCATTTCCTATTGGAAAACATTGACTGACAGAACCATATACTGATGATTCCAATACTGATAATTCTGTATATCCAGTATTGTTTCATGGGCAGGATGCAGGAGTAAGTACAGCTGTTATGATCCGACCCCTACCCATCCCTTACCCTAAGTTCCCCAGTAGAGGTCAGCCAAACGCATTGTGATGTATGGTTGCAGGTGTAagcaaaaactattttaaaagcCCACAggcacagggggaggggcagtccCTTTACCTGCAATTACGAGGCAGGCAACTCACCAACTCACTACGTTTTCCACAACATGGTGACTGAGGCCAAAAAACCACCACTTTCCAATTGCATCTCAAATATACTTTGCAGCACACCAGCAAGCGCTGTGCCCCTCAAACTTGTGCAGTAGatggcacacaaaaaacatccagcacAACCACACAGGGATACACAACCTCATACAGCAGCTGCCACTGTCCTACTAAAACATGAAAACTCGAAGAACCAGCATCTTGTTCCTGGGTTATAGTTTTTGGTATGGGTAGACTATAGGAATAGTAGGAGCTCTGTCAAGGGCCATTTCCCACTAACCACTAAAAAGTTCAGttctttcatttcatgtttcaaactatttttaattgtcaacaaacatgttttgtgcCATGAACAGTAAGATTAGCTTTATTTCATGATTGAAGAATTTAATGTTGAAGAATtgtatagtttttttattttacagaatgtTTAATTGGGTAGACTAATgctaatgaaataatattattttagttatttcGTTATTTAAGCAAGAATAGAGCATTACAGTAATGACTTCTTTTTGTTGGCCAACTTGGAAGTTTCTTCCGCCAGAattccaatgctttttttttcccatagggatttcgttttctgcagaaaataaggcATATGTTTaatgtaagtttaaaaaaagtttcacattttgttatatgcgataaattacacccattaatatctcagcCGTTAATTTCAAATCagtaacaagttgctatatggGCTTACGTTacattggaaatctgccgagggaacccatggctcaaaaatgcgaACTCACTTCCGTGTTTTTGCACTACAAACGGTAACACTCTATAGGGCTGGTATATCTATGTATGCATGTCAATGGGCCAAACAGGTTTTGAGAATGCATACAATGTACAAGTATATCTTATGTTTGCATGGAGTCAAAGTGCAGTGCTGATTATTTCTGGTCACAACACATTTCTCTAATAGTTAGGGCTTGAAATTCCCTTCCTCCCTGTCTCAGGGTCCCTGGCTACAAGAGTGACCACACCCAGGAACATGACAGCCCTGACTGGAAACCCTGTGACCCTCACTTGTGACCTGGATGGGGATGGTAAGGTATTCCAGGTGGAGTGGAACAGGTGTGATGGGCGAAAGGTGCTCGTCTTCCACAGAGACCATGGAAAAAGCGTCAACACTGGCTACCGAGAACGCATCTCTGTGGTGACGTTGAACAGATTCACATTGCTTGAGACGAGAGCCAATGACAGCGGAGAATACTGCTGTGAACTTAGTACCTTTCCTCATGGCACACTAAAGGGGAAACTTACCCTGCTCCTTCAGACGGACATGTCACAAGGCAAGCCCTCAGCTGCCCCTCAACACACTTCTGCATTGCTCCACCATAGTACACCAGTGGTAATGTCTCATGaacttcctctctctgttacaGTTTCCAGTTCCTCTTCACTGATTGTATCCATTGTGAGTGGGATTCTGGGCTTTGCAGTATTGGGTGTACTCTTTGCTCTTCTGGTGTCATGTCAGGTGAgaacaacattgttttttttcattctcccacatgtgtatgtgtgtgtgtgtgtgtgtgtgtctcaggcaCCACAGTGCTTACCACTCCTAGGTCAGTGTTCAGTTTTTTGCTCTCAAGAGTCTCATGGCAAGAAGATGGAAGCCATTGTTATTGCTCACTCTGCCATAgatttataacaaccatttaaTTAATGTAGTTGAACTTATGTTAGAGTTAATCTACAGGTATTAAACACCTGAAATGTGTCAGAATTGTTCTGATATTTCTAATTGTACTTCAAGTATGCTGACAGTTACTTGAGTAGAATTCATCACAGTAAGGTATTTATGATCAGTGCTTCAGCTACTAAAGTGTTTGAAAGCTACTTTAAAACGCCCACTTTGCACTTCATATGTGTGTAAATATCAACATATCAACTGTATGTACTGCAGTTTTCTCAGAATGGCACATGAGATACATCTCTTATCTGATACAATGTGACTGCAAGCATGTGACTGAGTTCTCAAGCAAAACCTCACAAATGTCATGATAGACATGTGCCTGTCCAGTGTGGCCAGATCCGAAAATCACTGACAAGTTCTTTCTGTAGGGGAGGCGACGAAGGGTCCGGCACCCAGTGCACGTAGCTGTCCACTCTAGGGGCCTTCCCCAGAGCCACCAGTCCTTCCTCAAGACAAGTCCCTTGAACATCAGGAGGGAAGGACAGGAAGAAAAGGATgtggaggaagaagaaaaagcagatTATTTCAATGTCTTGACTTCCAAAATTGTCAACAACTCCTCAAATTCTCCCTAGAGAgcagaatgccccccccccccccccccccactaaataatatatatttgtatataagataattgttaaaattgtatttgcaatttgtttctttcacctataaaaaaatacaggaatGTATATTGCAGACTAAATATTATTGTGCTGTGATTGCTTTTCCACTTATATGCAATACAAGAAATTGATTTATGCAAAAGAGAAGTTCTCTTGTGGACCCTCAACttcactgaaatgtaaatttattaAAACTCAAAAATGAAATTCGAATCATCTCTGTGTATCAATTGTCAAAAAGCAATTCcttgtttttctggtttttaaGGAGAGCAAAAGTAtcgggacagtgacacaatttgtgttgttttggctctgttctccaatgcattggatttgaaataaaacaatgaatatgagcctgcagtgcagactgtcatttgagggtatttgcatctATATTGGGTGATGTAGGAATTACATCTCTttttatacacccccccccccccccccccttaggggagcaaaggtaattggacagttggctgtTGAGCGCCGTGAGTCTTTCCAGCAATAgctcatgcacaagaaagcgaacaaaaggtctagagttgattatatgcaaataatttgcatttgaagtTAGTACAACTCCATCCGGAGGAGAGCCCTAAAGACATATAAGtaagtacatatacacacaaatacatataaaaGCTCTATCAAGCCGTACACCTTCATCCCACTGCAGGGCCATCTGTACAGCACCAGAACCGCCCTTGCTCAAATAACTACCACGATCCTACTATAGAgagctattatttttttatatagagaaatattattatttattgggaGGCCCTAGACCAGTAACAACGCTgttgctggagatctaccatcatgtagattttcatttcaaccataatttgtcTCCACTGACTCGACTAATatgcagctcaatgagatctttAACTGTTGAGtcctttgttagggttggagtgaaaacctgctgaacagggttggttaccaccgCCCTAGAGGTTTCAAGCCATAGAGCGTagttgtgatcataaatttcagtAGGCTGTGTGTAGCAGTTTGTTTCCAGAAATCCtgagaaatattaatgtaaaatgtagcctacgtaTTTTATTACATGGCCCTATTACATAGACTACTTTTACAGTCTGTTTTTCATATGGAACGTAACGGTCGTTAATCGTGTTTCAAAATACATCGggaaagctttttattttcccttcaaAAGCATAATATTCCCATTCACTTTAACGGGAGCTCCTACGTTTTGCCCTCAACATACGCAGTACGCGCTAACTTCCGGGGCTTCACGAGCTTACGTTAGCTGACGGCTGAAGCGTACATAAGAACATACATGTCTATGGGCGGAAGACGCGCTTTCACGGAACAAACCAATTTATGGGAAGGGAGAGCAGGGAAAgcaagacacatttttaaaaatatatattcatggGTTGTTTGTAACGTTAATAGCGGTATTTTCGTGttcttatttattataaattatcaGATTAATGCAGCCAATTTTAAATTGCAGGATTGAGTTGAATTGATCAATTGGTACGCTCTAACCCTGTCACatgatttcacaaaataaatatggaagTTTTGCCGTCTTGAGTTGACAGAACGCATCGTATGCTACAATTGTTTTGCTCTGTCTTGTCCAAAACAACACTGTCTTTCGTGTTCGTAAATTCACTCTGATCACTATGCCGATGTTGTGTGGAGGAGCAGCACCACCACAGGACGCCACTCCCGAGGTGCAGAAAATCTGTGATAAGGTAAAAGTGAATCTCCAATTATCCCTTGAACGAATAGGCTACTATCATTCATTCAGTGAGATAATATGTTCTACTATCATTCATTCAGTGAGATAATATGTTCAACTGTATTTGCGACCCTTGGAATGTATAGCCTAGCTACAGACAGTAATAGCGTTTTACTCATATTTAACGTAACATTTTCACCATGCGAATTACTGAATGTGCCGGGCAGATCTGCCAATATTCAGACTACGAGCTTAAATGGTGATTTTTTAGCTAACAGTTCAGCCAGAGTCTAAAACGATCTTGAGGATTGGCTTCGTGTATTTCAGCTCTTATAAGCTTTCAGTGCGTATTTATAAGCTCTTATGCTAACTTCTCCTCTTATTTATTCCACGAGCCTTTAGTGAACTCACTTGACATTTTATATAAAACGACGAGCGCTGCAAACTGCAAATGTATCTTTGATAGTTAGCACACAAACAATAATGGCTGGAATTACAATAGAACAGAATCCAGTAGGTCAATTGAACAGAATAGTGCCTTCCACGAATTCAGTTAGGGGTTGCTGTCCTGTTTCACTGTATAGAATATGAATATGCGTTGTTTGTCCAGGTGCAGTTGAGAAGAGCCTTGTTTTGAGGAATGCGGTTACAACACGGGACTTTGTGACTCATACTCACGATTAAAATGTGGGCGTTGCTGTTGTGTCAGCCGTTTTAAAGGAAAAACTCCGTCTGGCTGCACAGATGATCATTGCTTGGGATCATAAGGTTTTGATTTTGGTAGTTCTGCTTCGCCTCTTCTTATCCATTGCGCGGCGCAATCCGTATGGCAACCGACTTTCCACTCTTTACACGATTCCCCCTGCACAGTGGGAGttagatgtaatgtaatgtactgctgTCAAATTCAGTTATCATGGCATCAGTGTCCTCCACTTTAATGTTGATGGAGCACATTGTTGCTTTTGAGATCAAAGTAGACATCATATTTCTGATACTAATGAATTTAGTAACTGTAACATAACACATAAACTTTGGTGGCAAAAATTGTATTAAGTTTGCAACATTCAGAAGGATTGAAAGACGTGGTCTGTGTCACAGGTGTCCCATTtgtaatgaatgaattcattctgtgtgtgtgtgtgtgtgtgttttccaagGTTAAGGCACAGTCAGAGGAGAAAGCTGGGATGAAGTTCAATAAGTTCAAGGCAATGACGTTCACTTCCCAAGTGGTAGCCGGAACCAACTACTTCATTAAGGCATGTTCAGTTATAGATCAATGAcatggtttaaaatgttttcagagtACGGCTATGGCCAGATTAACACTATGGATTTCCGtcaaataaattgcatttcttGATTGTAATTTCTGTCCAattgcaaataaacaaacaaagtaTTACAATCACAAAAGGCCTAGCTAGTCTACCTAGCACTATGTTGGCTCTCTTATGTGGTTCAATTCAAACATAGGTCttgcaatgtttttatttcttgttcatTGATAAGTATTAATAGAAGCATATGTATGGAAAATTGATAAAATGTGAAGAACCATGTTTAAGTGTGTGCGAGACCAAGACAGAGAGACCTGTCCGGCAAGTGGCCCAATGTCCTCATCGTTGTATACTTCTCCTGCAGGTCGAGGTAGACGGAAACAAatatgtgcacctgtgtgtccATAAACCACTACCCCATGAAAACAAGCCATTAACACTGCTTCGTCAAGAGACAGACAAGCTTGACCATGAGACAATTGGTTTCTTCTGACCACCCAAAGTCCCTCTGGATGCTCAAGAGTACTGTGCCTAGTTCCTGGACTACAATGTCTCCTATATTTCCTCTTCTATATTTGTAACTCTTGTAATTCTGtcaagcagtttttaaaaactagtTGCTATGTTTTGCCCtccacatgtatttttttactcaccattcaattaaaaaaaataatggagtGACTTTTGGAGTTATTTTTGTCAACTAGTAAACAAActtaattttttacttttgttataAACATcctatgaataaataaaaagaaaggagTGTAGTGTGGCTCTGTTCAGCTCTCACCATTTCCATACTCTTTTCATTCTTTAACTGCATCATTTCCTCCTGTTATTGTATGAGATTTAATAAAGCATAATTTTGAGCACCTCATGGCTCAGgacttcatccatccatccatccattatctatatccacttatccagagtggggtcacggggggtgctggagcctatcccagctttCATTGGGTGagatgcaggaatacacctcggacaggctgccaatctattgcagggcacccacaccattcactcacacactcatacctatgggcaatttagggtctccaatcggcTTATCTGCAcgcctttggactgtgggaggaaacccacgtggacacggggagaacatgcaaactccacacagaaaggcccctaGCCGAGATTCGAAAcgacgaccttcttgctgttaGGCAAGAGTGCTGCCCAAAAAAGGCCAGCAAGCAGCAAGGATGCTGAAGATGGAAAGGGAAAATGTGGCTCACTTCTGTTGAAAAATGTTGTCTGCACTGCCTCTGACCCAGAATGCACCATTCTAGGAAGTTTAAATTGCTTTATAAAGATTTCTGTCTGTATTTGTAGCTTATTGTTGCACCTCAACATACGGAGATGGGTCACAGTAGAGCATAATAAATCTATAAATTTTTTCAATGTGTAGATGAAATCATTAGTCTGGTCATTTCTACAAAACTTACTCAGAATAGCCAGTAGTATGTACAGTGGTCTTTTTGCATGGGATGAAAACTGTATTTCTTAAACCACCACAATGATATCTCATGTAGATCCCCAACACTTCGGATAATTCCAGATGTCTTAAGATTTGCACTTTGTGGTTTTGCTGGGTTACAGTGAACAAATGTGTCTAAACCAGTAAACTgagtgaaacattttaaaattgacaTCTACACATCCATTTAAAGTGTGACAAGACCTAAGCATTTTCCAAAAAGGAGTCAAAGTTTCCTAACACCTGAAATACAACCGAATAGTTGCAGTTGTTTAGTGAGGTCACAGTTGCTTGATATTCAGTTGGAGGCAGCGAATCAAGCCCAATGTTTTCAAGAATATGTATGTCTTCTACTATATATCAGTAACCCATAGGATTCTACTTGAACCTAGTTATGTTTTATTCTTTACAGACCACTACATAGTAATTAAATAGCCTTCCCACAAATGTATTACTCTATATGTACCTCACTTTCCTGATGCAGAATTATCTGCAGGCTCCCAAACAAACTCATCCCAAAATTGTAGTATGTATAGAATTCTGCAGTTAGCATTTTCACCAATACCCAGACCTGGAAACACATAACTCCTACCCtacacagattaaattttataatataatattcttATAGTCGTCTTTACCTTTATCTGTTGTGAAGTGCCTTGCACATAGCTGCAGCTTCAATGCTCAAGCAAAATACATATTATGTGGATTACACAGTCTTTGTTGATGAGGCACCAGAAGTTATGTAGTATGTCTGCTTTATCTAGCAATGTGTGGTATGTTTTATGAGTATGTAGTCTGTGAATTACACTTCCTAGTGTTCATGAGAATGCTGACCTGCAGTCATAGTTTACTTGCGTGATTTTCAGTCACAAACAACATGGCACGGTTATTGCTCAGATGAGGAATATGAGATTGTCAACAGAGAttctcatttcaaaaataaaataaaggcataGCCTACGTATCATCTTGAAGTTGGGttatcaacacacacacaaaaaaaaaaaaaaaaattcaagaaaaCACTCAAGAAGGTAAATGGTCTTAAAACAAAGGAGGCATACAGAATTTTAGTTCTTGCTTCAGCAAAGTGATGCCAAAGTGATATATCAGACGGCATCAATATTTATCTAAGAATAGggtatttcatatttagacaaaggataaattaatttaattgttgcTTCACAAAGGTGGCTGAAAGCAAGacctgtaaaaataattttgcaccTGTTCCCAGGGTGAATGGGATAAAGACATGTCTTTTCTCTTCAGTCCAACTGGTTCTGTGAGCATGCCTTTTCTTGCCAATATCAGACCAAACgggtaataaaataaatccggTTTATGGGATGATTATGCAAAGGAAATTTAAGGACAGGATTTCGTAATCTCAGCATTTACATTTGATTATTACTCACTATAATCCTTGCTTGCCACAGCCAAAGCACAACTACTCAATACTGTTTCCAGAAACTTTCACTGTAACAGGGGGACTCTGACAGGACAGGTTAAATCTGTTAATGTAACACAAAGTCTGTATAAGTAGATACTAGCAGAAAGAGTTTGAAATTAATAggcattttttcattgaaatgtgCCAGGTGTGTCCTCTCCTCTATTCTTTATGTACAAATGACTGCAGAAGCAATCATGGAAACAGGCATTTCTTAAAGTTTGCTGATGATACAGTCATTGTTAGCCTTTTGAATAATGAGGAGTCCGATCATGAACAAGTGGTAGATGATTTTGTATCATGGTGTGAGGATTTTTTCCTCAAGATTCAAGTCTCCAAAACTAAAGACATGATCACTGACTTCAGGAAGTCACAGCCCTGCCCTACTCACAAAGGAATCCAGAGCAATGGTGTGAACATCGTCACAGAGTACAAATACTTGGGCACTGTTATTGATAATAAATTGTATAAATACTGACACCATCTACGAAAAGATTCATCAGCACATGTATTTTTACAGAAGAATGAACTCTTTTAGGGTGTGCAATGTTCTAATGTcccttttttattgtaatttcatTGAATCCACTTTTAGTATCCACTTGTTCTGTTAAATTGCTATTTTGGGCAGAGTATGGGTAGTGTTTGTATTAAGGGTAGGCACAATAAGCTCAGGCTTCATCCTATACCTTTTTTTCGGTGCAGAGAATAttatgttttggttttggtttattttgataCAATGACTTGGtattatttaacctttttttcataaatttatgGTAAAATTGTTAAGaccgaaaaaaataaataaataaataaactaaaaaaataaataaacacttttaGTATCATGGCCTAGTTGGTAGCCTTATCCTGGCTAATAAAAACAGGCCACCTGGATTGGTCAAAGTAGCCAGTAAAGTGATTGGGGTGAATTAACCTCAGCTTAAGGACATTTTCCTTAAGCAGCTCACCAGGAAGGCCTACTCAATTTTGGATTGCCCGGGATCACCCACTCTGTAAGGAGTTCTTGCTTCTTCTTTTAGGCCATCGGTTTAGGGTGCTATAAACAAAGCGTGCCAGAGACTATGTTGCAGTGGcaataaaaatactgaacaatCTTAAATACTAAAGGACTGGCTCTTATAACGTGTACATTTTGGTACTTTAAACATAGCACAGTACTTTCAATGAGGCAGGAGTGGCTCCTTTCAGTCTGCTTTGTctgttaattttaatttttaatttattgcatttattttatgagattTTCCCTATGTTATGTTTTGTGGTATTTGCTGCAAATTAAATTTCCTTCTGGACAATACAGCTGaagttgagttgagttgagttgagttgagttgagttgagttgagttgagttgagatgagctgagctgagctgagctgagctgagctgagttGAACTTGAGTTGAGATTGAGGTTGAGTTGAGTTCAGCATGTATCCCATAActatattgtcattattttccCATCAGTGGACAGGAACCAAGTAAATTTCAGGAAATAATACAGATTATTTGCAgttatttataattcaaaatTACACCACTCTCCACTTTTACCACCACCTCCTGTACCTACTCTAAAGACAGTGATTACAGGTTTGTTTAGTGAATGATAGTTTACATCTGTAGAGTCACCCTCTGTTCACACATGTATGGGGCTGGAGCCAGAGATGATGAGTTGGGGGTGGTGTGCTGTTTCTCAACACAGGGAAATTTTAGCATTAAGTTCGTCTTAAATTCATAGTAATTTTTGTCAATGTGAGAGGCCCTGGGAGTTGCCCTGTAATAACATGGGCAATGAAAGAACATGtgatggttggggggggggggagggggggagacttGGCTGCAGCAGAAAAGGTGAAAAGGGAGGAAAGTAAGGTGGAAAAGGGAAGAGAAGATAGGGTAAGGGCACATAGACAGaagagaaacacaaggaac is from Anguilla anguilla isolate fAngAng1 chromosome 9, fAngAng1.pri, whole genome shotgun sequence and encodes:
- the LOC118234844 gene encoding T-cell immunoreceptor with Ig and ITIM domains-like isoform X1 codes for the protein MLTSQRRSSMRVIWPDQALLFQNRIQNIILLLGLLFITGSLATRVTTPRNMTALTGNPVTLTCDLDGDGKVFQVEWNRCDGRKVLVFHRDHGKSVNTGYRERISVVTLNRFTLLETRANDSGEYCCELSTFPHGTLKGKLTLLLQTDMSQVSSSSSLIVSIVSGILGFAVLGVLFALLVSCQGRRRRVRHPVHVAVHSRGLPQSHQSFLKTSPLNIRREGQEEKDVEEEEKADYFNVLTSKIVNNSSNSP
- the LOC118234850 gene encoding cystatin-B-like; protein product: MPMLCGGAAPPQDATPEVQKICDKVKAQSEEKAGMKFNKFKAMTFTSQVVAGTNYFIKVEVDGNKYVHLCVHKPLPHENKPLTLLRQETDKLDHETIGFF
- the LOC118234844 gene encoding T-cell immunoreceptor with Ig and ITIM domains-like isoform X2, with amino-acid sequence MTALTGNPVTLTCDLDGDGKVFQVEWNRCDGRKVLVFHRDHGKSVNTGYRERISVVTLNRFTLLETRANDSGEYCCELSTFPHGTLKGKLTLLLQTDMSQVSSSSSLIVSIVSGILGFAVLGVLFALLVSCQGRRRRVRHPVHVAVHSRGLPQSHQSFLKTSPLNIRREGQEEKDVEEEEKADYFNVLTSKIVNNSSNSP